The Acidimicrobiales bacterium region AGTCCCTGGAGATCACTCACCGGGCGTCGTGCCTGGACGTGGTGGTCCCGGTCCCGGAGGAACCCGCCGGCGGTCAGCCGTCGCCGGTGGGTTCCTCCGGGACCGGGACCACCACGTCCAGGCACGACGCCCGGTGAGTGATCTCCAGGGACTCGGTCTCGCCCAGGAAGTCGCCGTCGACCTGGTACGGGAACGGGCCGTTGCCCGTGACGGTGAGCTGCTCGAGACCGGAACGCTGCTCCACGCAGGCCCGGCCGCCCAGGTCGGTGCCACCTCGGAGGGCGGCAGCCGCGGCGCCGAGGAGGGTGGACGCGCTCAGGTCCCGGAGCACGACGAGGCCGAGCGGGGTGTCGAACCCGACGCCGGGGTTGACCCGGAAGGGTTGCGGCCCGAGGAAGGTGTACGGGTCGGTCTTGGAGCAGATGGCGAAGTACCCGTCGTCGATGGTCGACCCGTCGGGCAGCCGCACCGAGAACCGGGGCCGGCTGCGGTCGTAGCCGCGGACCCACGTGTTCACGGCGGCGACGGCGAACAGCCCGTGGCCCAGCCACCGCTTGAGGCCGCCGCGCTGCTCGACCTGGGCGACCACGGCGGCGTCGTAGCCGATGCCCAGGTGGAACAGGAACCAGCGGTCGCCCGCCCGCCCCATGCCGACCCGGCGGACCGACCGGGCTTCGAGGGCGGCCACCACCTGGTGCACCGCCTTCTCGGGGCGGTTGGCCAGCCCGACGGTGCGGGCGAACACGTTGGTGGACCCGCCGGGGAGGGCGGCGAGGGCGGTGGAGGTCCCTACCAGGCCGTTGGCCGCCTCGTTGACGGCTCCGTCGCCGCCGAACACGACCACCGCGTCGGCCCCGTCGTCGGAGCCCTCCTTGGCCAGGCTGCACGCATGCCACCGGGCGGTGGTCTTCACCACGGTGACGTCGTGGTGGGCGGAGAGCTCCTGCTCGACCAGCCCGCACGTGCGCGCCGACACCCCCGACGCAGCGACGTTGACGACGAGGAGCAGCCTCACCCGCTGCCTCCCGGCTACGAGTCTTCGGCAGCGGCCCGGAGCTGCGCCAGGCTGCGGGCCAAGAGGCGCGACACGTGCATCTGGCTGATGCCGAGCCGCGAGGCGATCTCCGACTGGGTCATGCCCTCGAAGAACCGCAGGTGGAGGATCGTCTGCTCCCGCTGCGGCAGCTGGGCCAGCAGGGGGGAGAGGGCGACGCGGTGCTCGGCGTCGATCATCCCGGCGTCCTCGGCGCCGAGATGCGAGCTCATGCTGTCGCCGTCGTCGTCGCCCGGGCTGGGGGCGTCCAGCGAGGCGAAGCGGTACGCCTGCCCGGCCTCGAGCGCCTCGAGCACCTCCTCCTCCGAGACCTGGGCCTCGTTGGCCAGCTCCGGGATGGTCGGTGAGCGGCCCACCTCCTGGCTGAGCGTGCTGACGATCTTGCCGAGGCGCAGGTACAGCTCCTGCATGCGACGGGGCGCCCGCACCGCCCAGCCCTTGTCCCGGAAGTGCCGCTTCAGCTCGCCCACGATGGTGTGCGTCGCGTAGGTCGAGAACTCGACGCCGCGGCCCGGGTCGAAGCGGTC contains the following coding sequences:
- a CDS encoding diacylglycerol kinase family protein, whose amino-acid sequence is MRLLLVVNVAASGVSARTCGLVEQELSAHHDVTVVKTTARWHACSLAKEGSDDGADAVVVFGGDGAVNEAANGLVGTSTALAALPGGSTNVFARTVGLANRPEKAVHQVVAALEARSVRRVGMGRAGDRWFLFHLGIGYDAAVVAQVEQRGGLKRWLGHGLFAVAAVNTWVRGYDRSRPRFSVRLPDGSTIDDGYFAICSKTDPYTFLGPQPFRVNPGVGFDTPLGLVVLRDLSASTLLGAAAAALRGGTDLGGRACVEQRSGLEQLTVTGNGPFPYQVDGDFLGETESLEITHRASCLDVVVPVPEEPTGDG
- a CDS encoding SigB/SigF/SigG family RNA polymerase sigma factor → MTFDADQREDLRRKFAEFAETRSPTTRDELIEAHLGLAEYLARRFSNRGEPLDDLVQVASVGLLKAVDRFDPGRGVEFSTYATHTIVGELKRHFRDKGWAVRAPRRMQELYLRLGKIVSTLSQEVGRSPTIPELANEAQVSEEEVLEALEAGQAYRFASLDAPSPGDDDGDSMSSHLGAEDAGMIDAEHRVALSPLLAQLPQREQTILHLRFFEGMTQSEIASRLGISQMHVSRLLARSLAQLRAAAEDS